One stretch of Deltaproteobacteria bacterium DNA includes these proteins:
- the gspE gene encoding type II secretion system ATPase GspE gives MAHSEIINETVDQKPLAIRSGAASLSLDARLIQAGLTEEALAEIKTACRANGSGLLELLLQKKLLTEAQVLDIFSAHFHLPLWSDLPVENINPEFTNFFPIQYLKKYKMVPLAAPDDNRFVVAVNDPFRFQFVDDLCRVLGKDNALWVLSSQEAIIAAINLAYDLSRSSAKEFFQEMTDETPERLISEIEETADLLDETSEAPIIKLVNLLVSGAIRDRSSDIHIEPYQNALKIRYRIDGILYDILSLPRRIQSPLVSRVKIMAKLNIAEKRMPQDGRIEIKIADRNVDIRVSVIPTAFGERVVLRLLDKTSSIMQLADLGMDAKSIRLFNRLIKSPYGIVLVTGPTGSGKSTTLYAALTTINQPEINIITIEDPIEYQIEGIGQIQVNPKIDLTFAAGLRSIVRQDPDVILVGEVRDRETAEIAIQSSLTGHLVFSTLHTNDAASAVTRLIDMGIEPFLVTSAVIAVVAQRLVRLLCPKCKQAYTPDDESLTNVGISKEMLRNHVLYIRKGCPACMNTGYRGRSAIFEIMIMDEDIKRLVLKTSDSNQISDLAIRRGMTTLLQNGAEKVLQGVTTLEEVLRVTRIIIRRETDLEN, from the coding sequence ATGGCACACTCAGAAATAATAAACGAAACGGTGGATCAGAAACCGCTGGCAATAAGAAGTGGTGCCGCATCACTGTCTCTCGATGCCCGTCTCATCCAGGCCGGCCTGACGGAGGAAGCCCTGGCGGAAATCAAGACCGCCTGCCGCGCTAATGGTTCCGGATTGTTGGAACTGCTCCTGCAGAAAAAATTACTCACGGAGGCGCAGGTACTGGATATCTTCAGCGCTCATTTCCATCTCCCCCTCTGGTCCGATCTGCCCGTGGAAAACATCAACCCGGAGTTTACTAATTTCTTTCCTATTCAGTATCTCAAAAAGTACAAGATGGTGCCCCTGGCGGCCCCCGATGACAACCGGTTCGTCGTCGCCGTCAACGATCCCTTTCGTTTTCAGTTTGTTGATGACCTTTGCCGGGTACTCGGCAAAGACAATGCCCTTTGGGTACTCTCCAGCCAGGAGGCGATTATCGCCGCCATTAATCTGGCCTACGATCTGAGTCGCAGTTCGGCGAAAGAATTTTTCCAGGAAATGACGGACGAGACCCCGGAGCGTCTTATCTCCGAGATTGAGGAGACGGCGGACCTGCTCGATGAGACGAGCGAGGCGCCGATAATCAAGTTAGTCAACCTGCTCGTTTCCGGGGCCATCAGAGACCGGTCCAGCGACATTCACATCGAACCTTACCAGAATGCCCTTAAGATACGCTATCGTATTGACGGTATTTTGTACGATATTTTGAGCCTGCCCCGTAGGATTCAATCCCCCTTGGTTTCCCGGGTCAAGATCATGGCCAAGCTCAATATTGCCGAGAAGAGGATGCCGCAGGACGGCCGGATTGAAATAAAGATTGCCGATCGCAACGTGGATATCCGCGTTTCCGTCATTCCCACCGCCTTTGGGGAGCGGGTAGTTCTCCGTCTGCTCGATAAAACATCGTCCATCATGCAACTCGCTGATCTGGGCATGGATGCCAAGTCCATCCGGCTTTTTAATCGCCTGATCAAGTCGCCCTACGGCATCGTTCTCGTTACCGGTCCGACGGGGAGCGGCAAGTCCACCACCCTTTACGCCGCCCTTACCACGATCAATCAACCGGAGATAAACATCATCACGATCGAGGACCCGATCGAGTATCAGATCGAGGGCATCGGGCAGATCCAGGTTAATCCCAAGATTGATCTGACCTTTGCCGCGGGTCTGCGATCCATCGTCCGCCAGGATCCGGACGTCATTCTCGTCGGGGAAGTCCGCGACCGCGAGACGGCGGAGATCGCCATTCAATCATCCTTGACGGGCCATCTGGTCTTTTCCACACTGCACACCAATGATGCGGCGAGCGCCGTAACGCGTTTGATAGATATGGGCATTGAGCCCTTTCTGGTCACCTCTGCCGTCATCGCCGTGGTAGCCCAGCGGTTAGTACGGCTCCTGTGTCCGAAGTGCAAACAGGCCTATACCCCCGATGACGAATCCCTGACCAATGTCGGTATCAGTAAGGAGATGCTTCGCAACCATGTCCTTTACATCCGGAAGGGCTGTCCGGCCTGCATGAACACGGGCTACCGGGGACGGTCGGCCATCTTTGAGATCATGATTATGGATGAAGACATCAAGCGGCTGGTTCTGAAGACTTCCGACTCCAATCAGATCAGCGATCTGGCCATCAGGAGAGGGATGACTACCTTGCTGCAAAACGGTGCCGAGAAGGTTTTGCAGGGGGTGACGACCCTGGAGGAAGTACTCCGGGTGACCAGGATTATTATCAGACGGGAAACGGATCTGGAAAATTAA
- a CDS encoding TPM domain-containing protein: MTNLNRQITLSIVLLGLLFCSPALGAEAGFPKPRGAVNDFAGIIDAASVQTMENVSREVLEKTGTSIVVAVLASIGDNSPDDYANRLYQAWGIGAKGKDRGVLVFLAQKERKVRIETGYGVEGILPDGLTGEILDKYVLPDLKAGRYGQGLTKGVAAVASVIARDARVTLTGVPSLSAPRETAPRRGINLFTVILIIIVLALLIGTRPGRELLPYLIIMLMSGGGRGGGSGGFGGGGFGGFGGGFSGGGGSSRDF; the protein is encoded by the coding sequence ATGACAAACCTTAACAGGCAAATTACTCTTTCCATAGTGTTGCTGGGCCTGCTGTTTTGCAGCCCTGCTCTCGGCGCCGAAGCCGGTTTCCCGAAGCCTCGGGGCGCGGTCAATGATTTTGCCGGGATCATTGATGCAGCTTCGGTGCAGACGATGGAAAATGTGTCCCGCGAGGTGCTGGAAAAAACGGGCACTTCCATTGTCGTGGCCGTGCTGGCCAGCATCGGCGACAATTCCCCCGATGATTACGCAAATCGCCTCTACCAGGCCTGGGGAATAGGAGCAAAGGGGAAGGACCGGGGAGTGCTTGTTTTTCTGGCCCAGAAGGAACGCAAGGTCCGCATTGAAACCGGCTATGGAGTAGAGGGTATTCTTCCCGACGGCCTGACGGGAGAGATTCTCGATAAATATGTGCTTCCCGACCTCAAGGCCGGGCGTTACGGTCAAGGGCTGACTAAGGGCGTTGCCGCAGTGGCGTCGGTGATAGCGAGAGACGCCCGGGTCACCCTTACGGGAGTTCCGTCCTTATCGGCGCCTCGGGAAACCGCACCCCGGCGGGGCATAAATCTTTTCACGGTGATCCTGATAATCATCGTTTTGGCTCTGCTGATCGGTACGAGACCTGGCCGGGAATTATTGCCCTACCTGATCATAATGTTGATGAGCGGCGGTGGCAGAGGTGGGGGCTCCGGCGGTTTTGGCGGGGGGGGATTCGGGGGGTTTGGCGGTGGCTTTAGCGGTGGTGGTGGCTCAAGCAGGGATTTTTAA
- a CDS encoding LemA family protein yields MTTFKRNLIIAGVVVLVVVFILYSLFQGNYNKFVTLDETVKSSWAQVENQLQRRYDLIPNLVETVKGYAKQEKDVLIEVTNARARVGGAGKIPDKIAANNELSSALSRLLVVVEKYPDLKSNQNFLRLQDELAGTENRIAVERRRYNEAVQFYNVAVRSFPASIVAGIFGFEQAAFFAAPAAAKAVPQVKF; encoded by the coding sequence ATGACTACATTCAAAAGAAATCTGATTATTGCCGGTGTTGTTGTACTTGTTGTCGTTTTCATTCTCTATTCATTGTTTCAGGGGAATTACAATAAATTCGTGACCCTTGATGAAACGGTCAAGAGCTCCTGGGCGCAGGTGGAAAACCAGTTGCAGCGACGCTATGACCTGATTCCCAATCTCGTGGAGACGGTAAAAGGTTATGCCAAGCAGGAGAAGGATGTCCTGATTGAGGTGACGAATGCCCGGGCCAGGGTCGGCGGGGCGGGGAAGATACCCGATAAGATCGCGGCCAATAATGAACTGTCGAGCGCCTTGAGTCGCCTGCTGGTGGTGGTGGAAAAATATCCTGATCTGAAATCGAATCAGAATTTCCTGCGCCTGCAGGATGAGCTGGCAGGGACTGAAAACAGGATTGCCGTAGAAAGACGACGTTACAACGAAGCTGTGCAGTTCTACAACGTTGCCGTTCGCTCTTTCCCCGCGAGCATTGTGGCCGGCATCTTCGGGTTTGAGCAAGCGGCTTTCTTTGCGGCTCCGGCTGCGGCAAAAGCTGTCCCGCAGGTGAAATTTTAA
- a CDS encoding glycosyltransferase family 39 protein yields the protein MTTFAITTIEERKKIVTGITGKLLILFIMPLFLYVGLLPVMPLMEPDEGRYSAIPSSMNKSGDYITPRLKEAVYIEKPPLAYWATALSFKIFGENEFSSRLFAGLCAWGCILIVYSMGRFLHDEKTGLYGAAVLTTSLFHFAIGRINILDMPVAFFLSLAIWSGYRFCAAAGRKEWLYLCYLASALAFLTKGLIGIVFPAAIIVIWLVSVGRWRDIIKLISSLGILIFFTVTLPWLILIQQAHSDFFRFFFVQEHFQRYTTTIHHRNQPVYFFLPIIVAGTLPWCAFLYKALRKKETSPVCDGGGQMSVWHKFPWFRREDARYLLVWAGFMFLFFSLSSSKLIPYIAAVFLPLSLFLGSIFRLYDEQKKDSNLPAPLSRYDLPIIFQSLLFIAVLAVAPFIEKRPLNLWVPLIVVPVIMQILLVFMPGFVRRRTGAHWFLTIYFLAALFLGALVFPLSQFLTPYKSAYVLVQAIKDNLPAGQELYQYDMCLYGVDFYGKIRTPIVDDIGEVRYGSEFLPAAEKKHYFMNSDEFFKLVGQRPITYCATKGQERVERLRKVVPNLTVIWDNKEYYLVKLQS from the coding sequence GTGACGACTTTTGCAATTACCACGATAGAAGAGAGGAAAAAGATAGTGACGGGAATAACGGGTAAGCTTCTGATTCTGTTCATTATGCCGCTTTTCCTCTACGTAGGCCTCCTGCCCGTCATGCCGCTCATGGAGCCGGACGAAGGACGCTACAGCGCGATCCCCAGCTCCATGAATAAATCCGGCGACTACATCACGCCCCGCCTGAAAGAAGCCGTCTATATAGAGAAGCCGCCCCTCGCTTACTGGGCAACCGCCCTGTCGTTTAAAATCTTTGGCGAAAATGAATTTTCTTCCCGGCTCTTTGCGGGTCTGTGCGCTTGGGGCTGCATTCTCATCGTCTATAGCATGGGGCGTTTCCTGCACGATGAAAAGACCGGCCTCTATGGTGCGGCGGTATTAACGACCTCGCTATTTCACTTTGCCATCGGACGGATCAATATCCTGGATATGCCCGTGGCCTTTTTTCTGAGCCTGGCCATCTGGTCAGGTTACCGCTTTTGCGCGGCGGCCGGAAGGAAGGAGTGGCTCTATCTGTGCTATCTGGCAAGCGCCCTGGCCTTTCTCACCAAGGGATTGATCGGCATTGTTTTCCCTGCGGCGATTATCGTCATCTGGCTCGTTTCCGTGGGCAGATGGCGCGATATTATCAAACTGATTTCATCCCTGGGGATTCTCATCTTTTTTACCGTTACTCTGCCCTGGCTTATTTTGATCCAACAGGCCCACAGCGATTTCTTCAGATTTTTTTTCGTGCAGGAGCATTTTCAGCGTTATACCACGACGATTCATCACCGCAACCAACCGGTCTATTTTTTTCTGCCGATCATCGTTGCCGGAACGTTGCCTTGGTGCGCCTTCCTATATAAAGCTTTGCGTAAGAAAGAGACCTCCCCTGTCTGCGACGGCGGCGGGCAGATGAGCGTCTGGCATAAGTTCCCCTGGTTCCGCCGGGAAGACGCCCGGTATCTCCTGGTCTGGGCGGGTTTCATGTTCCTTTTCTTTTCCCTTTCCTCGTCCAAACTGATACCTTATATTGCCGCCGTCTTTCTGCCCCTGTCGTTGTTTCTGGGGAGCATCTTCCGCCTTTACGATGAGCAGAAAAAAGACTCCAACCTTCCCGCCCCCCTCAGCCGGTATGACTTGCCGATCATATTTCAGTCTTTGCTCTTCATCGCGGTATTGGCAGTTGCCCCGTTTATTGAAAAGCGCCCGCTGAATCTTTGGGTGCCCTTGATTGTTGTACCCGTCATCATGCAGATTTTGCTGGTTTTTATGCCCGGTTTCGTGCGGCGCAGAACAGGCGCCCACTGGTTTCTGACGATTTATTTCTTGGCGGCGCTATTCCTGGGGGCATTGGTTTTTCCCCTTTCCCAGTTTTTGACCCCCTATAAGTCTGCCTATGTTCTGGTTCAGGCCATCAAGGACAACCTGCCCGCCGGTCAGGAACTCTATCAATATGATATGTGTCTTTACGGCGTAGATTTTTATGGTAAAATCAGGACGCCAATTGTAGATGATATCGGCGAGGTGCGATATGGCAGCGAATTTTTGCCGGCCGCCGAAAAAAAGCATTACTTCATGAATTCTGACGAGTTTTTCAAGCTTGTCGGACAGCGCCCGATAACGTACTGCGCCACCAAGGGTCAGGAACGGGTGGAAAGGCTCAGAAAAGTGGTTCCCAATCTTACGGTTATATGGGACAATAAGGAGTATTATCTGGTAAAACTGCAATCCTGA
- a CDS encoding helix-turn-helix domain-containing protein: MAKTEQKPRLSNELMEAAEDINQWREDKITLKTYTVDPQPKIEVTPEIIRETRENLHLSRPVFAHELHVSPRTLEKWEQGRTKPNDQAATLIMLVRKFPDTLRRLKELAV; the protein is encoded by the coding sequence ATGGCAAAGACAGAGCAAAAACCCAGACTGTCTAACGAACTGATGGAGGCTGCCGAAGACATCAACCAATGGCGTGAAGACAAGATCACACTGAAAACATACACTGTTGATCCGCAACCTAAGATCGAGGTAACACCCGAGATCATCCGCGAGACACGGGAAAATCTGCATTTATCCAGGCCGGTATTCGCCCATGAACTGCATGTTTCACCCCGGACATTGGAGAAGTGGGAACAGGGACGAACCAAACCCAACGATCAAGCCGCCACGCTGATCATGCTCGTCCGCAAGTTTCCCGATACCCTCCGGCGCTTGAAAGAGTTGGCGGTTTGA
- a CDS encoding type II toxin-antitoxin system VapC family toxin, translated as MKLLLDTQAILWFLLDDHRLSGRARENISGPDALIFVSPASLWEIAIKISLGKYELPAPFEAFWDEQFITNDFALLPVSVSHAAQVVNLPFHHRDPFDRLIIAQSLVEGMPLVSSDIIFDRYGVERVW; from the coding sequence ATGAAACTCTTACTGGACACGCAGGCCATTCTCTGGTTTCTTCTCGACGATCATCGTTTGAGCGGCAGAGCGAGGGAGAATATTTCGGGTCCCGATGCCTTGATTTTTGTCAGTCCCGCCAGCCTTTGGGAGATCGCCATCAAGATCAGCCTTGGTAAGTATGAGCTCCCTGCGCCTTTCGAGGCATTCTGGGATGAACAATTTATTACCAACGACTTTGCGCTTTTGCCCGTGTCAGTGTCACATGCCGCACAGGTTGTCAATTTACCCTTCCATCATCGCGATCCATTCGACCGTTTGATCATTGCCCAGTCGCTCGTTGAAGGGATGCCGCTCGTAAGCAGTGACATCATATTTGATCGTTATGGCGTCGAACGGGTTTGGTGA
- a CDS encoding addiction module protein — protein sequence MSNSSIAEYVKLSVPERIQLVEDIWDSIAAIPEEMPLTEAQQAELDRRLNAYRLNPEEGSPWEYVREAIRRS from the coding sequence ATGAGTAATTCAAGTATTGCCGAATATGTAAAATTGAGCGTTCCTGAACGGATTCAACTTGTTGAAGATATTTGGGACAGCATCGCCGCGATACCGGAAGAGATGCCGCTCACGGAGGCGCAGCAGGCAGAATTGGATCGGCGTCTTAACGCCTATCGTTTAAATCCCGAAGAAGGATCTCCGTGGGAATACGTGCGAGAGGCCATCCGTCGCTCATGA
- a CDS encoding type II toxin-antitoxin system RelE/ParE family toxin has product MKRMIFIRPEAEQDMRDAYGWYETQMPGLGANFLLHVDAQLRSLQRNPSQYPIVHREVRRCLVRRFPYGIFYMVEDKRIVVLAVFHAKRNPKSWQARS; this is encoded by the coding sequence ATGAAACGCATGATATTCATCCGCCCCGAAGCGGAACAAGACATGCGTGATGCCTATGGCTGGTATGAAACACAAATGCCGGGCCTAGGAGCTAATTTTCTCCTGCATGTTGACGCTCAGTTGAGATCGCTCCAGAGGAACCCGTCACAATATCCGATCGTTCACCGAGAAGTTAGGCGTTGCCTGGTCCGTCGTTTTCCTTATGGCATTTTCTATATGGTTGAAGATAAACGGATTGTTGTTCTGGCTGTATTCCATGCCAAACGCAACCCCAAATCATGGCAGGCAAGGTCATGA
- a CDS encoding DUF2971 domain-containing protein: MTLPKHLYHYTSQKGILGILESNKLWMTNILYLNDSSEFTYTLELVRSKLKKLKEQKQNIGILTPNDVKYEQVERVLDGFFNDKRTESYVFSLSNSKKKDDDLNQWRGYCPREGGFCIEFDSGRLFSIIEKMNKMSKGKYEISECIYHHKDEPIESVESLIRKITEADFYKELVEISSYIKDNSFEDEKEYRIIYQGVPNEINFRGGISMIIPYIELPHIQFSPVDDVLPITTKEKNDRWIYYGKTMSGDFYYNNSSIVNVSPQISKVWFKIKLSKLEKDNTLQQFRKFGQSMDYWEKLDNQIMLYELDCVNKTGKTLKLVYYDIKGKTLLNHDYSDPTTDQIIPGSMNDILLNKVCPNK; the protein is encoded by the coding sequence ATGACCCTTCCAAAGCATCTTTACCATTATACATCCCAGAAAGGTATTCTCGGTATTCTGGAAAGTAATAAATTGTGGATGACCAACATCCTTTATCTGAATGATTCAAGTGAATTTACATATACCTTAGAATTGGTAAGATCAAAATTGAAGAAACTGAAAGAACAAAAACAAAACATAGGGATACTTACACCGAATGATGTAAAATATGAACAGGTTGAGAGGGTATTGGATGGATTTTTCAATGATAAAAGGACTGAAAGTTATGTATTTTCACTTTCAAATTCAAAAAAAAAGGATGACGACCTAAATCAATGGAGAGGGTATTGTCCAAGAGAAGGTGGGTTCTGTATTGAATTTGATTCTGGGAGATTGTTCTCCATAATAGAGAAAATGAATAAAATGAGTAAAGGGAAGTATGAAATAAGTGAATGTATATATCATCATAAAGATGAACCAATAGAATCAGTGGAATCGTTGATACGTAAAATAACAGAAGCCGACTTTTATAAAGAATTAGTAGAAATTTCTTCATACATAAAAGATAACTCCTTTGAAGATGAAAAGGAATACCGTATAATATATCAAGGGGTTCCTAACGAAATAAATTTTCGCGGAGGAATTTCAATGATAATACCTTATATTGAATTACCTCATATCCAATTTTCACCTGTAGATGATGTTCTGCCTATCACAACTAAAGAAAAAAATGACAGATGGATTTACTATGGAAAAACAATGTCAGGTGATTTTTATTATAACAATAGTTCTATTGTAAATGTAAGTCCCCAGATTTCCAAGGTATGGTTCAAGATAAAACTTTCAAAGTTAGAAAAAGATAACACTCTTCAACAATTCAGAAAATTTGGACAATCAATGGATTATTGGGAAAAATTAGATAACCAGATAATGTTATATGAATTGGATTGTGTCAATAAAACGGGAAAAACTCTAAAGTTGGTATATTATGATATTAAGGGAAAAACATTGCTCAATCACGACTATTCAGACCCCACGACAGATCAAATAATACCTGGGTCAATGAATGATATATTACTCAATAAAGTTTGTCCGAATAAGTAA
- a CDS encoding nucleotidyltransferase domain-containing protein, producing MGTMKLTDNEKKSLDALHKVLFERYPVVDFRLFGSKARGEGVDDSDMDVMIEIPEYDPVMVAEIDDLIYRFNLEYDVFISALFFGKNELEEGPLSEAPIYKAIQREGVPL from the coding sequence ATGGGCACCATGAAACTGACAGATAATGAAAAAAAGTCCTTAGATGCGCTGCACAAGGTTTTATTTGAGAGATATCCGGTCGTTGACTTCCGTCTTTTCGGCTCAAAGGCAAGGGGTGAAGGCGTAGATGATTCCGATATGGACGTCATGATTGAAATTCCTGAATATGATCCGGTCATGGTTGCCGAGATAGACGATCTCATCTACCGGTTCAACCTGGAATACGATGTTTTTATTTCAGCGCTTTTTTTCGGCAAGAATGAACTGGAAGAAGGCCCGTTGTCCGAAGCGCCGATCTATAAAGCGATTCAGCGCGAAGGGGTTCCGCTATGA
- a CDS encoding HEPN domain-containing protein yields the protein MSIDEKKKSLAEHRLIQAAESLEEARYLIEGGKSLRSVANRIYYGMFYAVLALLIYEPFSSSKHTGVIAYFNKNFVKQGIIPEALGRCLNKAFDLRQRGDYREYFELTKDQVEPLLDVAEEFITAIRTYLHEGGKI from the coding sequence ATGAGTATAGACGAGAAGAAGAAGTCCCTCGCCGAGCACAGGTTGATTCAAGCCGCGGAAAGTCTGGAAGAAGCCCGCTATCTTATTGAAGGTGGCAAGAGCCTTCGTTCCGTTGCGAACCGGATTTACTATGGCATGTTCTACGCGGTCTTAGCCCTCCTCATTTATGAGCCTTTTTCGTCCTCAAAACATACCGGTGTTATTGCCTATTTCAATAAGAATTTCGTAAAACAAGGTATCATCCCGGAAGCATTGGGACGTTGCCTAAACAAGGCATTCGATTTGAGGCAGCGCGGTGATTACCGGGAATATTTTGAACTGACTAAAGACCAGGTGGAACCGCTTCTTGATGTGGCAGAAGAATTTATTACCGCCATCAGGACGTATTTGCATGAAGGTGGCAAAATCTGA
- a CDS encoding aminotransferase class I/II-fold pyridoxal phosphate-dependent enzyme has translation MNIREDFLPLSRPAIGEEEIRQVVACLKSGWITTGPLCQKFEAQFCELTGAGQAVSVTSGTAGMHLVLLALGIGPGDEIITPSMTFASTINMIVMLGAKPVFVDIDYETLNINADLIEAKITGNTKAIIPVHFAGAPADMDKILDIAGRHGLTVIEDAAHAVGTWYKGIHAGGFGQIAIFSFHPIKNITTGEGGMIVHNDGKMEQQLRQLRFHGLERDAWKRYGKGGNPEYDIQTPGFKYNLTDMQAALGLAQLSRLEELNKRRAHLAKLYMESLKGLKRIDLPGVPGYRHIHSWHLFIIKLLDMDRRIFMEKLSEYNVGYGLHFPANHLLAYVQERFTIPAGSLPETERAAAGIISLPLFPDMADADVHYVGEAIREIMK, from the coding sequence ATGAATATCCGTGAAGATTTTTTACCATTGAGCAGGCCGGCGATCGGGGAGGAAGAAATCAGACAGGTGGTCGCCTGTCTGAAGTCCGGCTGGATCACCACCGGCCCTCTCTGTCAGAAATTTGAGGCGCAGTTTTGCGAACTTACGGGCGCCGGTCAGGCGGTTTCCGTCACTTCCGGGACCGCCGGCATGCATTTAGTGCTGCTGGCGCTCGGTATCGGGCCGGGGGACGAAATAATCACTCCTTCGATGACCTTTGCCTCCACCATCAATATGATTGTTATGCTGGGCGCGAAACCGGTTTTCGTTGACATTGATTACGAAACTCTCAACATTAATGCGGACCTCATCGAAGCAAAGATTACCGGCAATACAAAGGCCATTATCCCGGTTCATTTCGCCGGTGCGCCGGCCGATATGGACAAGATTCTGGATATAGCCGGCAGGCACGGACTTACGGTCATTGAAGACGCCGCCCACGCCGTGGGAACCTGGTATAAGGGCATTCATGCGGGCGGGTTCGGGCAGATCGCGATTTTTTCCTTTCATCCGATCAAGAATATTACGACGGGTGAAGGCGGGATGATTGTCCATAACGACGGCAAAATGGAGCAGCAGCTTCGGCAGCTCAGATTTCACGGTTTGGAACGGGATGCCTGGAAACGCTACGGCAAAGGCGGCAACCCGGAATACGATATTCAGACCCCCGGCTTCAAATATAACCTCACGGACATGCAAGCGGCCCTTGGGCTGGCCCAGTTGTCGCGACTCGAGGAATTGAACAAGCGCCGGGCTCATCTTGCCAAACTCTATATGGAGAGTCTCAAGGGTCTGAAGCGAATCGACCTTCCGGGTGTACCCGGTTATCGTCATATCCATTCCTGGCACCTTTTTATCATCAAGTTGCTCGATATGGACAGGAGGATTTTCATGGAAAAACTGTCGGAATATAATGTAGGGTATGGTCTCCATTTCCCGGCCAATCACCTGCTTGCCTACGTGCAGGAGCGCTTCACGATCCCTGCCGGATCTCTACCCGAGACGGAGCGGGCGGCGGCGGGCATCATTTCCCTGCCGCTCTTTCCGGACATGGCGGATGCCGACGTCCATTATGTGGGCGAGGCCATAAGGGAGATAATGAAATGA
- a CDS encoding glycosyltransferase — protein MISLVIPVYNEEKNIKTLMKRLTPIMQGIGSPYEIILVDDGSSDGSLALLRKFADRPEVRVVELTRNYGQHAAIMAGFSLVKGEIVITLDADLQNPPEEIPRLVAKMTEGNFDVVGTIRRGRKDSLFRILPSKVVNMITRRITGVKLRDWGCMLRAYRRPVVERMISCHEHATFIPALATYFGKRVTEIEVAHEERYGGKSNYPLRKLINLQFDLVASFSDFPLKLLLYGGVGMALLGTVFGLVLAVARLSYGAAWAAEGVFTLFAILFLFVGMQFFALGLIGEYIGRIYREVRKRPEYVIEQIYSSDKL, from the coding sequence ATGATTTCTTTGGTTATTCCTGTTTATAATGAAGAAAAGAACATCAAGACGCTCATGAAGCGGCTCACACCCATTATGCAGGGAATAGGCTCTCCCTATGAGATTATCCTGGTTGATGACGGCAGCTCCGATGGTTCGCTTGCCCTTTTGCGGAAGTTTGCCGACCGCCCGGAGGTCAGGGTGGTGGAGCTGACCAGAAACTATGGGCAGCACGCGGCCATCATGGCCGGTTTTTCTCTCGTCAAGGGAGAAATTGTTATCACCCTCGATGCAGACCTGCAGAATCCGCCCGAAGAGATACCCCGGCTGGTCGCCAAAATGACGGAGGGGAACTTTGATGTAGTAGGCACCATCAGGAGGGGGCGCAAGGATTCTCTTTTCCGGATACTCCCGTCCAAGGTCGTCAATATGATTACCCGCAGGATTACGGGCGTGAAACTGAGGGACTGGGGCTGTATGTTGCGGGCCTACCGCCGTCCTGTAGTCGAACGTATGATTTCCTGTCACGAGCACGCGACTTTTATCCCCGCTCTGGCCACCTATTTCGGGAAGCGGGTCACAGAGATAGAAGTAGCCCACGAGGAAAGATACGGTGGAAAATCAAACTATCCCTTGCGAAAATTGATCAACCTGCAGTTCGATCTGGTAGCCTCTTTTTCCGATTTCCCCTTGAAATTGCTCCTGTATGGCGGCGTCGGCATGGCCTTGCTGGGGACTGTTTTCGGTCTGGTTCTGGCCGTGGCCCGCCTGTCCTATGGTGCGGCCTGGGCGGCGGAAGGCGTTTTTACCTTGTTTGCTATCCTCTTTCTATTCGTGGGCATGCAATTTTTTGCCCTCGGGCTGATCGGGGAGTATATTGGCCGCATCTACCGGGAAGTGCGCAAGCGACCCGAATATGTTATTGAACAAATTTATTCTTCTGATAAATTATGA